Proteins encoded by one window of Aliidongia dinghuensis:
- a CDS encoding ArgK/MeaB family GTPase, with translation MSSGLDQIRDGGKRALAHALSRIEAEPDAARTIQLLDAAYAAARAHTVGLTGPPGVGKSTLTGALIDHWRTTGRTVGVIAVDPSSKLTGGALLGDRTRLRTDPADRGVFVRSMAARDRLGGLADLTISALVLMRAVFDLVLVETVGVGQSETDVTSAVDTVVLCIQPGAGDALQFMKAGIVEIPDIVAVTKTDLGATAARAQADLAAALDRREHAPGDWAVAALGVSSLKGEGVAALADLIDRHGAHLASMLAARRHGQAEQWLAQFVRERWGREGLKRAGALTLGAGESPFARLVALGLE, from the coding sequence TTGAGCAGCGGGCTCGACCAGATCCGGGACGGCGGCAAGCGGGCGCTCGCCCATGCGCTCTCCCGGATCGAGGCCGAGCCCGACGCGGCCCGGACCATCCAACTGCTCGACGCGGCCTATGCGGCCGCGCGGGCGCATACGGTCGGCCTGACCGGCCCGCCCGGCGTCGGCAAGTCGACCTTGACCGGCGCGCTCATCGACCATTGGCGGACGACCGGCCGTACGGTCGGCGTCATCGCCGTTGATCCCTCATCCAAGCTTACCGGCGGCGCGCTTTTGGGCGACCGCACGCGGCTTCGGACCGATCCTGCGGACCGGGGCGTGTTCGTCCGCTCCATGGCCGCGCGCGACCGGCTGGGCGGTCTCGCCGACCTCACGATCTCAGCCCTCGTGCTGATGCGCGCCGTGTTCGACCTGGTGCTGGTCGAGACGGTCGGCGTCGGCCAGTCGGAGACCGACGTGACCAGCGCCGTCGACACGGTCGTGCTCTGCATCCAGCCCGGCGCTGGCGACGCGCTGCAATTCATGAAGGCCGGCATCGTCGAGATCCCGGACATCGTTGCCGTGACCAAGACCGATCTCGGCGCCACCGCGGCCCGGGCTCAGGCCGATTTGGCCGCGGCGCTCGACCGGCGCGAGCATGCGCCCGGCGACTGGGCCGTGGCGGCGCTCGGCGTCTCGTCCCTGAAGGGCGAGGGAGTGGCGGCACTCGCCGACCTCATCGACCGGCATGGCGCGCATCTGGCGTCGATGCTCGCGGCGCGCCGGCACGGTCAGGCGGAGCAGTGGCTCGCCCAGTTCGTGCGCGAACGCTGGGGGCGGGAAGGGCTGAAGCGGGCAGGAGCATTGACGCTCGGTGCCGGTGAGTCGCCATTCGCGCGGCTGGTGGCGCTGGGACTCGAGTAA